CGAATATCTGCTTATAAAAGGAGTGGAAGCTGTCGCGATACACGGAGGAATAggtatagttttaaatatatttcacaagtaaagaatattttttttacatattaaatatattaatgtattaaacatgttatatattaacatattaacatttattttggttttatatagtataatgcaatataattttatgctgaAAAATACTCtagatttacaaataaattgaattagtAATTTCAGAGagaatattgttaaatattgttaaaatgaattaaatatattatattcatattttttttattaaactcttAGATCAAGAAGAAAGATCACGTTCAGTGGAAGCGTTTCGTGCGGGTCGAAAAGATGTGCTTGTCGCAACAGATGTCGCATCGAAAGGTCTTGATTTTGCTGATGTGCAACATGTTGTCAATTATGATATGCCGGATGACGTAGAGAATTATGGTAATATATCAtgatatgcaaaattatatttccagACAAGAAAtatgagataaatatttaatgtattacatACTTTTAGTGCACAGGATAGGACGAACTGGCCGTTCCGGACGTACTGGTATAGCGACGACTTTTATCAATAAAGCGAATGATGAATCAGTACTGCTTGACCTTAAACATCTGTTGATGGAAGCAAAGCAGAAGGTACCGCCGTTCTTGCTGGAACTTTGTTCGGAGAATGAAAAATACCTCAATCTAGGAGGTAAGATACTACATAGTAGacaatttatctgttttttttttaagttggTGTTTACTTCTTCTCTCGTCATTATTTACGCTGTTCATAATCTCgcaaacttaaatatttttcttgctttATTGCAGACGAACGCGGATGCAGTTATTGCGGTGGACTCGGACACAGGATTACAGAGTGTCCGAAACTGGAGGCTGTGCAGAACAAGCAGGCGTCCAATATCGGGCGTCGCGATTATTTGGCCAGTAATGCTGCTgattattaaatgaatattaaacatGTGTTAAAcaacactttttatatatttattgtaaatatatgtaaatatttttttgtaatatacatatgtaaaaattcatttctatgataataaatgtgtttcaattaaaatagcCACAGTAAAAAaacgtattaaataaaaaatatcttaatcactataaaaatttaattttatttggtataaaaattgcagaaaaaaagattctctCGCCACTTTCAGAGGTTTGTTTATTTCGACTTAAAATATTCTACTTATCGTTTGCAACACTCGCGAACATTTTCTGTCTTATTTCACTTTTAATGAACAACAAAGATGAAATAATCACGAACGTGCTGAATACTGCTAACGTTAAGTGAAACGTGCCTTTAATGAGATGCATTTCGCAAGAGCGAAACAAAAGCTGCTACATCTGTCACTGGTGACTTTTTCACATAAACCCTTCAGGCCcgatataattcaaaatttctgTTAATAATGGCGAATTAATCTACCCGGCCTTAATCAAGCGCCGGGCGTATTATCCAGAATGGGCTATTAACATAGCAAGTTTTTGAAACATGAAAACATATTGGATCCCTTATTTGAGCGCCAAGGAAAATCGTCGAAAAAGCTTATTCTtcagagatttaaaaaaaaagattttaaagaggttcttaattttttaagtgctAATCATTTGTCCtaatgtcattatttatttttaattatcttttggAATAACATTAAGCTATCCGAGAAGTTATAGCGCAAAGTGTCATAAGCTTTTCACCGTTTCTATTGTTAATAGGTATCAATATAAAGTGCGTTCAATTTTCTACACCTATTCTTGATGTAACAAGCTACTTTGCAGCCAACAAAATTATCGTtgcatgaatatatttattaagaaaaaagttgTTTAGTTAAAATCTTCCATCGACGAGGCTATGACGATTAATAGAGAGAACTGTAgcatctatatattatatttttatattgtaaaataaaatttgaataaattttttttaaatatataaaattaaaaatataaaaaatagttatgtattacgtattaattttatcgaatgTCAAGAATTATCTAATACCGACGAGGATCGACGATGGCGAGCCGGCCGCGACTCACGAAGACTGAGGCACTACGACAGGCGAAGAGTGCCGCTTTGGTAAGGGAGTATGAGCGGAAACAGGAACCGAAAAGGCAGCCTGTCATAGATCCTAGCAGAAGACCTCGTGGATATACCCCGGCTGAACCGAAGAAGGTCGAGTTCACCAGGCCAACCGTAACGAAGGCGATGATGGCACGAGTGAAACAGGCGGAGAAGTTCAAACAGGAGTACGAACGTAAACGTGAAGAAACGATGTCGCGAAGCATGCCGAGGAGGACACCCGCGCCGATCGGCGGTGATCCTAGGTGAATTTTCAGAATTGCGTTATTTAAGAAGAACTTTAAAAGAGCGATTTGGGAcggtcgttttttttttgcacgctGTATAAACATGCCtggaacaaatttttatttataaaaaaaatttaatacctTAAacattctacaatttttttttacatattcgtACCTGCATAGGTTTGGAAGAGAGAGGATACGACCCGCGAGAGTGTCGCCTGTCAGACCGGCGAGGAGGCCTACGCCGCTGGAGAGGAGAGACGTGCCGGAAAGACGGGTACCAGAACCACTTCCGGCTATTCCGAAAAGAACCAGAGAATTGGCGAGGTCCATGAATGCCCAGGTGATCCAAGCCGAACCGGTTGGCGAGGGTCCGATCGACAGTGTCGTGATACCGCCGAGGTCGGTGAGTGAGAATCGCACCACTATCGTCAGTATCCCGCAACCATCTGGTGTCGAGGCGCCGGTGTCCGAAGTGGCGAACCATTCCGTCAAAGTGATTAGGTGACTTCATTTGCATATCAATTGAAAAGTTTTTGGataacttttactttttttaattttaatataaagcttctgaaaaaaataaaagaatttactttgACACATAATTGATTCTAAAACttgctaaaaaattaatgttacacatatttaattagactaataaaaaacaaacgtCTTTGATGATGCTAAATCTTTGATTTAAACAtagagaattttattctttccgCAATaagtaatttctatatattttttaaaatgtatctatttgaattatatgaattaatgaTGCAATGTGTTAATGGCGAATACTATTCGGTAGTGAGAGCCTTGACGAGCAAGATGCAGCGGAAGCAACTACGGTGCAGGGCAAATTGGAGGATTTGCAACAAGCGAGACGGGACTTTGTGATGGCAGTGGCAAATGTCGGTAGTAATGCTGTGCAACTTGCGGAGGAAGAGAGGCCTAGATACATATACaggttaaaatattataatattacatgcaattaatataaatcaacttAATGGAAAATTGATGGAAAATTTCTCGagtttttgcaaatattggCGTTCGATTGTCTTCTCTTTGTTAGATCTCTTCTCTTTTGCGGTTCTACAAAGATTGTTCcgatagaatataatatatccgcaagaaacaatttttaaaaaatctctttaagAGTTCAATCaactttaatacaattttaaaagatgatgaatttagatttaaaaaaatatataaattaaatatataaaagacatctagaataaaaatgaatggTGCCAAGGAATCctataatatgcaaattaacggatgaaaaacgagaaagaaagagaaattttccgaaaatgttttatcgcttttttattaattattttattaataattaagacttatggttgaaaataatatccaCGTTTAATGCAGAGTCCCCGACATTGAAAGCGAAATGTTCCGCATCGAATACGGCCGGGAACATCCAAGTGTTGTGGCGGCTCGCGAGTTCGCTCAAAGAAGTATGGCTGGTATCAGGGCGCGCGAGGCAGCTCGTAGGACCGAACAGGAGTTCGAGAGAAGAGCTAGAGAGCCGTTAACGGAGGATCTGCTCTTAGATGTGCCTTTCGAGGAGGAGTTCTTACGCGAAGGTGACATATCCtgggaggaggaagaggacaTACCAGTCGTGTCCAAGATAAAACCTACTATGCGTGACATACCGAGACGCGAGGTGTCATACAGATATCCCATCTTCGATCCGGAGGAGCTCGAGAGGTTCTTCGACGTAGAACAGTATCCACCAAGTCCTCCACGTGGACCGCCACCCGGTCGTGAGCATCTGCCGCCGGATCTCTGGGAGCTGGAGGATCCTTGGGCCACGTGTGGAATCTGCCCGCAGCAGGACGAATCTGATCTCATCCGTTTCGAGAGTCCTTAATCCTTCAGTCCGCATCTTCGTCTGTAAACCTTTGGATGTTTCCGCTTCCGAGATTCTGGGATGTTCGAGGGAAGAGAATGGTGCGGCCAAACtcttaaatagattaaaagaaatctttttttgcatatatatattatattctattgcaatgatttttttgcagaaatggaaaagagaagaaatttaATGAGAAGAAGACAGCCAATAGCaaaacatttacaaaaatttgaaattctcCATCGTTCTCTATAtcctttctttatatttttctatctattCTAATACTTcttcatatcatatataatattttattattaaaatcatacttGTACAATTCAAATactctgtataataataatattttaaaatgaagtATTATATACTACATGTCTTCTACGcgtagaattaatttttttataagtaaattttacttttatattctgttatttttcaatttcaaagaatatatattcgacACACATCagaatgtttaaaattgaCTGGAAAACATTccgcaaataaaaaagagacaaTTGTCATAAAACCAGAAGATCAACGCATGttcttacttttattatttttacctcAATTTTCTGCTTCATGTCACTTATTATTGTCACATGTCATTCTACAAAAATGCCCAACAGACTTGTTATTTCAGAAATGAGAAAAGTGACGGTTCAATTTTGAAGGGTAGGTACGTTCTATTATTGCTCAAATAATACATTGACATTGACGATGATATCCTATCATTCTTTTGCGATGCGACTTATATTCCGAAGAATCTGATAGCATGTGCGTAATATGTGTCATTATATGGCGGTCTTTACCCCAGGAAAGTTCATACGAACTTTTTGCGAGAGTACAATACAACCGAATATTAATCGACTATTTTTGTCAAGCACGGGTCTTTGactctttcaaaattatcataaaatattatcatattatattttaacacgcTTGATTTAATTAGTCAAATAAAacaatgacaatttttttatctataaatgaTCATACAACtttatgtaacatattttatggacatacacacacaatattatacatagatatttttattattatgcgaTCATTGGAATGACAggcaaagaatttttaaagattgatGTTAAACTTtgcattacatattttatcgttaaatTCAGTACTTCATACTTGtacgataattatatatttaaataatcaatattgatatttctaaacattacaatatatactgttaatatacatatgtgcatACTGTATCCGCGgatccaaaatttaattaatttttttataaataaattttacttttttatttttccgtgATTTCTcagagttttttaaataatacgcacgattccaaaatattttcaagcaCCAGAAGGTCGAGTGTGTATTTCCGAAGGAGTGAAAATACGAAAAGTAAGTAAGTACTTTGCGTGATCACTGATTGATGTACACTTTAGATCTAACAATATACATCAATCAGTGCTGCTTactttttcacattttcacTCCTTCAGAAATACACAATCGGCTCCCAGAAATGCTTAAACTAGACTGGAAAATATTCTGCAAACAAAGGAGAGATAATCGTCATAAAGCCAGAAGAGCAGCTGTTGCAGATCACACGATGCTTATTACTATAACACACCATTCTATAACATCTCCAACAGACTTGCTATTTCAGAGATGAAAAAAGTAACGGTTCAGTTTTGATGGGAAGTACACTCTATTATTGGTGAAATAATACATTGACATTGACGATGCCTGACATCCTATGATTTCTTCTAGCGATGCGATTTATATTCCGAAGAATCTGATAGCATGTGCGTGATACGTGCCATTATATGGTGGTCTTTTGACCGGGAAATAAAGATTCATCATGCTAGCGAACTTTTCGCGAGAGTACAATATCAACCGGCTATTGTTGTCAAGTTCGGGTCTTTGGCCGTTTCAAAGTAGGTTCGCGAAAATTTCATTGCAgaccttttccttttttctcataataagTTACAGTCCGTTCGAGGTAATgcgatcaataatattttaatctaagatttttagttatttataactttaaattttcttcttgcGCTATTATCtatttgatatacaatatatatatatacattatacatatattatcgtGTGTGTATTTCTGTATCATGAAATATCACAACATATttctatcataaaatattatcacagTATATTTTGACAtgcttgatttaattaatcaaataaaattaataaaacaattttttaaatataattgcttttatatgtataattttatgtaattgatcatataataattttatatattgtaaaacatattttatggatacacaaatattatacatagatattattattatatgatcatTGGGGCGATGGGCAAATGATTTTTGAAGGCTTTTATCAAATTGCTAACTTGGCTGCTTTTTTCGTGAGGATAGCAAATTCGATTTTGCACCGAGACAAGGTATGACATTGTTAAAACTACAaagtcattttaatttttttttaaatatttttttttgtgtctagtaaattaaatcgatttttcatttttcttatattttatatttattttatttaacttttattatatatttatgatcaGTTGCAACAATTATATGAGGCCATGGATGAACATTGGAACATATTTACGAACGAAATAGAAGttcaaattttgaaagaatattCTATGCTGTCACGAAActttacgaaatattattcaagttAGTATATCATATGTGATAATATTCTtggaacaataattttttgtcgaTAGGAAATACatatagtaaatgtaatagtttaaaaagtttcatcattttaatacaataaattatattgtctaAACAGATATTTCATACTGAAAATTGACATAttttgagataaatatttaataaaattagtgaCATACATCTCGTTCTAGTctagataagaaaataaagataatttattttataaatagatatcatATTGAATGAGCAACGTGTTtgtcttataatatttcagtGCTAATGTACGGATTAATGTCAGGATTTATAGTGATACCGTTAACACCAATATTTTTGGATATTGTGTTGCCTCTTAACGAATCGCGTCCACGATTTCTCGCAATTGAAGTTGAATTTAGGCTGAATAAGAATGAGTATTTTTTGCCACTTTTCTGTTACACcacgattttaattttagtggGTATGAATATTGTGGTGAGTGTTGATGCGATGCATGTTACATGCACCGCTCACGCATGCAGTTTATTTGCAGCTGTTGGGTAGGTATatcgcaaatataattttacatacacacacacacacacactttatatatatagtactgagctaaataattaattatatacgttaattaaatttattaattatgtatatgaattagttttattattaattatatacgtatatgtaacatgaaattaattttttagtgtattatttaattaaacttttacttataattagatatttttaataagcatataaatatctttaataataataataattcaatgtataattataataatatataatgtaaattatatgtattacataataatatacaatacaatataaaccttttacacaataattttcattatacaaGTATGTCAAAACATTCATAATTTGCAGTAAGCACATTGAaagcataatattaaaaacggaTAATAGTGATACAATGAGAGAACGTggatattatatgaatacgACATTTGATACGTCAAGAGAGGAAATGATATATCAAGTATACATAACTTGTTTAAAGAAACATCAACTTGCTATAGAGTAAGctaatatattagtaataacatattagtattaatatttgtagaaattgagagagagagagagagagagagagagagagagagagagagagagagagagtgtattactaatattatttctatcctACAGGTTTGTTGATTTACTAGAATCGACATATCAAGgactttcattatttatattaattagtggTACTGGAATTTTCACTCTAACTTCAGTTCGAGTAAGTATTAACaacaagtataaattattcatttatatgggttctcataaaatataaataaacaatcatACAAGATAATAAATCAAGAGACACGGTAGTGTTTTGTACACGTGTTGcgtttaatgtaatttaaaaactataaaaagaaTGATATAAACTGGAAAGTCTTAATAGTGCAGCGTAAGGGACTCTGTTGTATTTTTTACGAGTTTACCACCTCTACTGTAGAATTCAGAGCTGTGAAAATATATCGTTTCGCCCATAcaccaaaaaaaagtttgtacttgattaataaaagatatgtaaaatacaataacaTGACGCACGAATACGACGGTTGAATTATGTAATATCGCGAGACGCGTAAGCGTGAGTAtacttatcctacgacatttttggtccggaatcttccccttaaacctctgatcctacgacaaaaatttgagagtgggggtataattcccctttcgcaaTTGTAGCATGAGAGgtattttttgtcgtaggataagaggtttcgtagcataagaggtccgactgtacatGTTTTTCGATACGCTGCGGGGCCGTTATCCCTACTCATGTTACGGAGGCCGGACTTGGCGCGCATGGAAGGGATGTATTGCACTATTGAGAATTTCCAGgctaattcttaaaaatttatcttaaaccagttgtaaaaaaacatgtattttaattttaaaaaattgtaatgattaaaaaaaattatgaaaatttcctACAAAAGTAATGATATCAAAAGTTCTGTGCCAATCTTTGAATTTCTATAGTCAAAGGTAAATTAAGGccaattaagaataaaaacgtatgaaatttaaataaaaacattttgattgaaaaactattatacaataatggataaaataattttaatattttaatttcttacaaaaataatattaaaaattaaaaactgtaaattaatacaaaattgtttaaattttaattgaaaatatttggcgctgctattttaaaatatatattaaatcacataaaaatataatttaatttaaaactaaatttagtTTAACCATATCAACagctgtaaaataaaatataaaaaaattacgaaattcAATTAGCATATTGTTGTTCAGTTTAGCagcgccaaattttttaaattaaaattaaacaagttttatttggtattaattttcagagttttaaatttttggataaatttttaaaaaggtaAGTTTTACaagattattgtataatatactgCTTgccttttatattctttatttttcgaaagttaatttgtcaatttttaacttttcagTTTACATTCATATTCTAATGTCAACTTTTTTCAGTTAAACCaaactaattttattctgatcttaaattaataatacaaaatttcaattccTGCAATaagtatgtatttattattgaattaatcttcttaacaaatttttcaatgcttataaaagatatatgtcGAGAATGTATAAGGtgtattctaaataaaatcttactaatttttattttaataaaattagcctttataactaaaaatgtaattattttttggataattacataatattattaatatgttatagaTGGTTTATGTATTAGACCAACTAGGAGACGCAGCAAGATTCATGTTTGTCATTATGGGAGCATTGATGACTATGTTGATTGGATGTTATTCCGGTCAGATATTAATGGACGAAAGCCAGAACGTATTTTATCaagcgtaataattattttataccttAGTTActtatagataaattaatacgcgcgtataaaatttttcttttagaacAGATAATCATATAAGTaaatgagaatttttattagtcATATATAAGACATCTcg
This Anoplolepis gracilipes chromosome 12, ASM4749672v1, whole genome shotgun sequence DNA region includes the following protein-coding sequences:
- the LOC140672133 gene encoding uncharacterized protein — encoded protein: MASRPRLTKTEALRQAKSAALVREYERKQEPKRQPVIDPSRRPRGYTPAEPKKVEFTRPTVTKAMMARVKQAEKFKQEYERKREETMSRSMPRRTPAPIGGDPRFGRERIRPARVSPVRPARRPTPLERRDVPERRVPEPLPAIPKRTRELARSMNAQVIQAEPVGEGPIDSVVIPPRSVSENRTTIVSIPQPSGVEAPVSEVANHSVKVISESLDEQDAAEATTVQGKLEDLQQARRDFVMAVANVGSNAVQLAEEERPRYIYRVPDIESEMFRIEYGREHPSVVAAREFAQRSMAGIRAREAARRTEQEFERRAREPLTEDLLLDVPFEEEFLREGDISWEEEEDIPVVSKIKPTMRDIPRREVSYRYPIFDPEELERFFDVEQYPPSPPRGPPPGREHLPPDLWELEDPWATCGICPQQDESDLIRFESP
- the LOC140672130 gene encoding odorant receptor Or2-like isoform X1, with product MLANFSREYNINRLLLSSSGLWPFQSRFAKISLQTFSFFLIISYSPFEILLLYDHWGDGQMIFEGFYQIANLAAFFVRIANSILHRDKLQQLYEAMDEHWNIFTNEIEVQILKEYSMLSRNFTKYYSMLMYGLMSGFIVIPLTPIFLDIVLPLNESRPRFLAIEVEFRLNKNEYFLPLFCYTTILILVGMNIVVSVDAMHVTCTAHACSLFAAVGKHIESIILKTDNSDTMRERGYYMNTTFDTSREEMIYQVYITCLKKHQLAIEFVDLLESTYQGLSLFILISGTGIFTLTSVRMVYVLDQLGDAARFMFVIMGALMTMLIGCYSGQILMDESQNVFYQAYATKWYDFSPRLKSLLIIILYRSNVPCGLKAGNIVPLSIATYAAVVRMGMSYFTAFLSLKD
- the LOC140672130 gene encoding odorant receptor 42b-like isoform X2; translation: MDEHWNIFTNEIEVQILKEYSMLSRNFTKYYSMLMYGLMSGFIVIPLTPIFLDIVLPLNESRPRFLAIEVEFRLNKNEYFLPLFCYTTILILVGMNIVVSVDAMHVTCTAHACSLFAAVGKHIESIILKTDNSDTMRERGYYMNTTFDTSREEMIYQVYITCLKKHQLAIEFVDLLESTYQGLSLFILISGTGIFTLTSVRMVYVLDQLGDAARFMFVIMGALMTMLIGCYSGQILMDESQNVFYQAYATKWYDFSPRLKSLLIIILYRSNVPCGLKAGNIVPLSIATYAAVVRMGMSYFTAFLSLKD